In one Molothrus ater isolate BHLD 08-10-18 breed brown headed cowbird chromosome 6, BPBGC_Mater_1.1, whole genome shotgun sequence genomic region, the following are encoded:
- the EXD2 gene encoding exonuclease 3'-5' domain-containing protein 2 isoform X1 — translation MAKQTAVTITLATLLGVALGGLVLWKATQRRKGKTRCSSQQEEAAGKSGDEKLIKAEDKKVLSFFRSPTFCWVERTLGADIVIVSEQEEWDHAEPLLKKELEKWPVLGIDCEWVSVEGKANPVSLLQMASSSGLCILLRLPRLVAGGQTLPKTLVDIMADSAVLKVGVGCWEDACKLLHDYGLPVKGSMDLRYLAMRQRKDLLHNCLSLKSLAEKVLNFPLDKSPHVRCSNWEAEELTQDQVLYAARDAQVSVALFFCLLGFTSFPATSEGENSVTAWEKARGKCQGLVDIPFRGRKSGSTGEEKSGEGRSPQKTKNRKSWVNGQPSGNQQMRDPRRQKRKPLGVGYSARKSPLYDNCFLHAPDGQPLCTCDRKKAQWYLDKGIGELVSTDPFVVKLRFEPSGRPESQVDYYLTVKENLCVVCGKRESYIRKNVVPHEYRRHFPIQMKDHNSHDVLLLCTSCHAISNYYDNHLKQQLAQEFGAPIGSEEGVRLLEDPLRRQVRSGARALLNADSLPDPRRAELLQGIKDFYNTDTVTPEMLQAAADLETRICNESYVPHGLKVVQCCAKGGLRSLMQLERRWRQHFLDSMKPKHLPEQWSVDHNHVKLIQKYGEDLQIKLS, via the exons ATGGCCAAGCAAACAGCTGTGACGATTACTTTGGCGACCCTGCTGGGTGTTGCACTGGGGGGCCTGGTTTTGTGGAAAGCGACCCAGCGTCGGAAAGGAAAAACACGCTGCAGTAGTCAGcaagaggaagcagcaggaaagtCAGGAGATGAGAAACTCATTAAAGCAGAGGATAAGAAAGtgctttccttcttcagatCTCCCACCTTTTGCTGGGTAGAGAGGACCCTTGGTGCAGACATAGTGATAGTTTCAGAGCAGGAGGAGTGGGATCATGCTGAACCATTGCTgaagaaggagctggagaagtgGCCGGTTCTTGGAATTGATTGTGAATGG GTATCTGTGGagggaaaagcaaatcctgtATCCCTGTTGCAGATGGCTTCTTCCAGTGGCCTCTGCATTCTTCTTCGGTTGCCCAGGCTTGTTGCCGGTGGCCAGACTCTTCCAAAGACCCTGGTGGACATCATGGCAGATAGTGCTGTGTTGAAAGTTGGGGTAGGATGCTGGGAAGATGCTTGCAAATTGCTTCATGATTATGGTCTTCCAGTCAAAGGGAGCATGGATCTCCGGTATTTAGCCATGAGACAGCG GAAGGATCTACTTCACAACTGCCTTAGCCTTAAGTCTTTAGCTGAAAAAGTCCTGAACTTCCCACTTGACAAATCTCCCCATGTGCGTTGCAGCAACTGGGAAGCAGAAGAACTGACACAAGATCAG GTTCTCTATGCTGCTAGGGATGCCCAGGTCTCAGTGGCTCTGTTCTTCTGTTTGCTGGGATTTACCAGCTTCCCTGCTACATCTGAAGGTGAAAACTCTGTCACTGCTTGGGAGAAAGCCCGGGGTAAATGCCAGGGCTTGGTGGATATCCCGTTTAGAGGAAGAAAGAGTGGCAGcacaggagaggagaagagTGGAGAGGGACGTTCCcctcagaaaacaaagaatcGGAAGTCTTGGGTGAACGGCCAACCCTCTGGCAATCAGCAAATGAGAGATCCACGGAGGCAGAAGCGAAAGCCTCTGGGTGTGGGATATTCTGCAAG AAAATCTCCACTGTATGACAACTGCTTCCTGCATGCACCAGATGGACAGCCCCTGTGCACTTGTGATCGCAAGAAGGCTCAGTGGTATTTGGACAAGGGGATTGGAG AGCTAGTTAGCACAGACCCTTTTGTTGTGAAGCTGCGTTTTGAGCCTTCAGGACGTCCCGAGTCCCAGGTTGATTATTATCTGACAGTGAAAGAAAACCTCTGTGTTGTGTGTGGCAAGCGAGAATCCTATATCCG GAAGAATGTTGTTCCTCATGAATACCGAAGACACTTCCCCATCCAGATGAAAGACCACAACTCACACGATGTGCTCCTCCTCTGCACATCCTGCCATGCCATCTCCAATTACTATGACAACCacctgaagcagcagctggcccaggaGTTTGGGGCTCCCATTGGCTCCGAGGAAGGCGTGCGTCTCCTGGAGGACCCTCTGCGCAGGCAAGTGCGCTCGGGGGCGCGCGCCCTGCTGAATGCAGACAGCCTGCCTGACCCCcgcagggcagagctgctgcaaggcATCAAGGACTTCTATAACACAGACACAGTCACtccagagatgctccaggcagcagctgatcTGGAAACCAG GATCTGCAATGAGAGCTACGTGCCACATGGACTGAAGGTGGTGCAGTGTTGTGCTAAAGGAGGCCTGCGCTCTCTCATGCAGCTGGAAAGACGCTGGCGGCAGCATTTCTTGGACAGCATGAAGCCCAAACACCTCCCAGAGCAATGGTCAGTGGACCATAACCATGTGAAGTTGATCCAAAAGTATGGGGAGGATCTTCAGATCAAGCTGTCATGA
- the EXD2 gene encoding exonuclease 3'-5' domain-containing protein 2 isoform X2, which translates to MAKQTAVTITLATLLGVALGGLVLWKATQRRKGKTRCSSQQEEAAGKSGDEKLIKAEDKKVLSFFRSPTFCWVERTLGADIVIVSEQEEWDHAEPLLKKELEKWPVLGIDCEWVSVEGKANPVSLLQMASSSGLCILLRLPRLVAGGQTLPKTLVDIMADSAVLKVGVGCWEDACKLLHDYGLPVKGSMDLRYLAMRQRKDLLHNCLSLKSLAEKVLNFPLDKSPHVRCSNWEAEELTQDQVLYAARDAQVSVALFFCLLGFTSFPATSEGENSVTAWEKARGKCQGLVDIPFRGRKSGSTGEEKSGEGRSPQKTKNRKSWVNGQPSGNQQMRDPRRQKRKPLGVGYSARKSPLYDNCFLHAPDGQPLCTCDRKKAQWYLDKGIGELVSTDPFVVKLRFEPSGRPESQVDYYLTVKENLCVVCGKRESYIRKNVVPHEYRRHFPIQMKDHNSHDVLLLCTSCHAISNYYDNHLKQQLAQEFGAPIGSEEGVRLLEDPLRRICNESYVPHGLKVVQCCAKGGLRSLMQLERRWRQHFLDSMKPKHLPEQWSVDHNHVKLIQKYGEDLQIKLS; encoded by the exons ATGGCCAAGCAAACAGCTGTGACGATTACTTTGGCGACCCTGCTGGGTGTTGCACTGGGGGGCCTGGTTTTGTGGAAAGCGACCCAGCGTCGGAAAGGAAAAACACGCTGCAGTAGTCAGcaagaggaagcagcaggaaagtCAGGAGATGAGAAACTCATTAAAGCAGAGGATAAGAAAGtgctttccttcttcagatCTCCCACCTTTTGCTGGGTAGAGAGGACCCTTGGTGCAGACATAGTGATAGTTTCAGAGCAGGAGGAGTGGGATCATGCTGAACCATTGCTgaagaaggagctggagaagtgGCCGGTTCTTGGAATTGATTGTGAATGG GTATCTGTGGagggaaaagcaaatcctgtATCCCTGTTGCAGATGGCTTCTTCCAGTGGCCTCTGCATTCTTCTTCGGTTGCCCAGGCTTGTTGCCGGTGGCCAGACTCTTCCAAAGACCCTGGTGGACATCATGGCAGATAGTGCTGTGTTGAAAGTTGGGGTAGGATGCTGGGAAGATGCTTGCAAATTGCTTCATGATTATGGTCTTCCAGTCAAAGGGAGCATGGATCTCCGGTATTTAGCCATGAGACAGCG GAAGGATCTACTTCACAACTGCCTTAGCCTTAAGTCTTTAGCTGAAAAAGTCCTGAACTTCCCACTTGACAAATCTCCCCATGTGCGTTGCAGCAACTGGGAAGCAGAAGAACTGACACAAGATCAG GTTCTCTATGCTGCTAGGGATGCCCAGGTCTCAGTGGCTCTGTTCTTCTGTTTGCTGGGATTTACCAGCTTCCCTGCTACATCTGAAGGTGAAAACTCTGTCACTGCTTGGGAGAAAGCCCGGGGTAAATGCCAGGGCTTGGTGGATATCCCGTTTAGAGGAAGAAAGAGTGGCAGcacaggagaggagaagagTGGAGAGGGACGTTCCcctcagaaaacaaagaatcGGAAGTCTTGGGTGAACGGCCAACCCTCTGGCAATCAGCAAATGAGAGATCCACGGAGGCAGAAGCGAAAGCCTCTGGGTGTGGGATATTCTGCAAG AAAATCTCCACTGTATGACAACTGCTTCCTGCATGCACCAGATGGACAGCCCCTGTGCACTTGTGATCGCAAGAAGGCTCAGTGGTATTTGGACAAGGGGATTGGAG AGCTAGTTAGCACAGACCCTTTTGTTGTGAAGCTGCGTTTTGAGCCTTCAGGACGTCCCGAGTCCCAGGTTGATTATTATCTGACAGTGAAAGAAAACCTCTGTGTTGTGTGTGGCAAGCGAGAATCCTATATCCG GAAGAATGTTGTTCCTCATGAATACCGAAGACACTTCCCCATCCAGATGAAAGACCACAACTCACACGATGTGCTCCTCCTCTGCACATCCTGCCATGCCATCTCCAATTACTATGACAACCacctgaagcagcagctggcccaggaGTTTGGGGCTCCCATTGGCTCCGAGGAAGGCGTGCGTCTCCTGGAGGACCCTCTGCGCAG GATCTGCAATGAGAGCTACGTGCCACATGGACTGAAGGTGGTGCAGTGTTGTGCTAAAGGAGGCCTGCGCTCTCTCATGCAGCTGGAAAGACGCTGGCGGCAGCATTTCTTGGACAGCATGAAGCCCAAACACCTCCCAGAGCAATGGTCAGTGGACCATAACCATGTGAAGTTGATCCAAAAGTATGGGGAGGATCTTCAGATCAAGCTGTCATGA